From Geminicoccus roseus DSM 18922, one genomic window encodes:
- a CDS encoding heavy metal translocating P-type ATPase: MNEHMQHEHGHHHDPALEPTTDATARDPVCGMTVKLAAGTPSHEHHGKTYHFCSARCRGKFEADPGTYLEGRHEPAKEAPKGTLYTCPMHPEIVRDAPGDCPICGMALEPMGVPSADEGPNPEFVDFRRRFWIGAVLTVPLLVLTMGPFVGLGAVRDLFGEQTTLWIELLLGTPVILWSGWPFFVRGARSLTNRSLNMFTLIAMGVGAAYLFSVVAVLLPEIFPDGFRSPEGHVGVYFEAGAVIVVLVLLGQLMELGARERTGSAIRALLDLAAKTARVIRADGREEEIPLENVVVGDRLRVRPGDKIPVDGVVIEGRSSVDESMISGEPVPVEKVEGEKVTGATINGTGSLVIMAERVGADTMLSQIVEMVANAQRSRAPIQKLADAVAGRFVPAVIVIAVLAFVAWAIWGPEPSLSYGLVSAVAVLIIACPCALGLATPMSIMTATGRGAQAGVLIKNAEALERFAKVDTLIVDKTGTLTVGKPKLVAILPEAGHDEDEVLRLAASLERGSEHPLAEAIVAGAAQRGIALAKAEEFEAVTGKGVVGVVDGKRVALGNARLVQDLGLDGGSLSEIANARRDEGETIMFVIVEGRIAGLVSVADPVKETTLAALKALHEEGFRIVMATGDNARTAKAVAMKLGIDEIRADVLPEDKARIVKDLQDQGRKVAMAGDGVNDAPALAQADVGIAMGTGADVAIESAGFTLIKGDLNGIVRARRLSRATMRNIKQNLFFALVYNTAGVPVAAGLLFPFFGILISPMFAAAAMSLSSVSVIANALRLRSVRI, translated from the coding sequence ATGAACGAGCACATGCAGCATGAGCATGGTCATCATCACGACCCTGCGCTCGAGCCGACCACCGATGCGACAGCCAGGGATCCGGTGTGCGGAATGACGGTGAAGCTTGCTGCGGGCACGCCCAGCCATGAGCATCATGGCAAGACCTACCATTTCTGCTCGGCGCGATGTCGCGGCAAGTTCGAAGCCGATCCGGGGACATACCTGGAAGGCCGGCACGAGCCTGCCAAGGAAGCCCCAAAAGGTACGCTCTATACCTGCCCGATGCATCCGGAGATCGTGCGCGATGCGCCGGGCGACTGTCCGATTTGCGGCATGGCCTTGGAGCCAATGGGAGTTCCCAGCGCCGATGAAGGACCCAACCCGGAGTTCGTCGATTTCAGGCGTCGGTTCTGGATCGGCGCGGTGCTGACCGTGCCTCTCCTGGTGCTGACGATGGGACCCTTCGTCGGGCTGGGCGCCGTCCGCGACCTGTTCGGGGAACAAACCACCCTTTGGATCGAACTCCTGCTAGGCACGCCGGTCATCCTGTGGTCCGGCTGGCCGTTCTTCGTACGCGGTGCCAGGTCCTTGACCAACCGCAGCCTGAACATGTTCACGCTCATCGCCATGGGTGTGGGCGCGGCCTATCTGTTCAGCGTGGTCGCGGTGCTGCTGCCGGAAATCTTTCCAGACGGGTTCCGCAGCCCGGAAGGTCACGTCGGTGTCTATTTCGAGGCCGGCGCGGTGATCGTGGTTCTGGTTCTGCTTGGCCAGTTGATGGAACTTGGCGCCCGCGAGCGTACCGGCTCGGCGATCCGCGCCCTTTTGGATCTCGCTGCCAAGACCGCGCGCGTGATCCGGGCGGATGGGCGGGAGGAAGAGATCCCGCTTGAGAATGTCGTGGTCGGCGACCGCCTGCGCGTGCGGCCAGGCGACAAGATTCCGGTCGACGGTGTCGTGATCGAGGGCAGATCCTCGGTCGACGAGTCGATGATCTCCGGCGAGCCCGTTCCGGTCGAGAAGGTCGAGGGTGAGAAGGTCACAGGTGCTACGATCAACGGCACCGGCAGCCTGGTGATCATGGCCGAACGCGTCGGTGCCGACACGATGCTCAGCCAGATCGTCGAGATGGTGGCGAACGCCCAGCGTAGCCGCGCCCCGATCCAAAAGCTCGCGGATGCCGTAGCTGGCCGGTTCGTGCCGGCGGTGATCGTGATCGCGGTCCTTGCCTTTGTCGCCTGGGCGATCTGGGGTCCGGAGCCGTCGCTGTCTTATGGGCTGGTGTCGGCGGTGGCGGTCCTGATCATCGCCTGCCCCTGCGCCCTCGGGCTGGCAACCCCGATGTCGATCATGACGGCGACGGGCCGGGGCGCCCAGGCGGGTGTCCTGATCAAGAACGCCGAGGCGCTGGAGCGCTTCGCCAAGGTCGACACGCTGATCGTCGACAAGACCGGCACGCTGACCGTCGGCAAGCCGAAGCTCGTCGCCATCCTGCCCGAAGCCGGCCATGACGAGGACGAGGTACTGCGTCTGGCTGCCAGCCTGGAACGTGGCTCGGAACATCCACTTGCCGAAGCGATCGTTGCCGGAGCAGCGCAGCGCGGGATCGCTTTGGCCAAGGCCGAGGAGTTCGAGGCGGTGACGGGCAAAGGGGTGGTGGGTGTGGTCGATGGCAAGCGGGTGGCGCTCGGCAATGCGCGGCTGGTCCAAGATCTCGGCCTCGACGGCGGCAGTCTCTCCGAAATCGCTAACGCCCGGCGTGACGAGGGGGAGACCATAATGTTCGTCATTGTCGAAGGGAGGATCGCTGGTCTCGTCTCGGTGGCGGATCCCGTCAAGGAGACGACGCTGGCTGCCTTGAAGGCGCTGCACGAGGAGGGCTTCCGCATCGTCATGGCAACCGGAGACAACGCGCGTACGGCGAAGGCGGTGGCCATGAAGCTGGGGATCGACGAGATCCGCGCCGACGTGCTGCCTGAGGACAAGGCCCGCATCGTCAAAGATCTGCAGGACCAGGGCCGCAAAGTGGCGATGGCGGGCGACGGCGTGAACGATGCGCCCGCGCTGGCCCAGGCCGATGTCGGGATTGCGATGGGCACGGGCGCCGATGTCGCGATCGAGAGCGCAGGCTTCACCCTGATCAAGGGCGACCTCAACGGCATCGTGCGCGCTCGTCGGCTCTCTCGCGCGACCATGCGCAACATCAAGCAGAACCTGTTCTTCGCCCTGGTCTACAACACCGCCGGTGTACCAGTAGCGGCCGGCCTCCTGTTTCCGTTCTTTGGCATTCTGATCTCCCCGATGTTCGCGGCCGCTGCGATGAGCCTGTCGTCCGTGTCCGTGATCGCCAACGCCCTCCGGCTGCGTTCGGTCCGGATCTAA
- a CDS encoding heavy-metal-associated domain-containing protein has protein sequence MLHLQVPTMACGGCAKSVTKAVLSIDPDARVQIEMVTREVRVATRQNSHAVIAALAQAGFPAERKADVAV, from the coding sequence GACCATGGCTTGCGGTGGCTGCGCGAAGTCGGTCACCAAGGCGGTATTGAGCATCGATCCCGATGCCCGGGTCCAGATCGAGATGGTGACGCGCGAGGTGCGGGTTGCTACCCGGCAGAACAGCCATGCCGTTATCGCCGCACTCGCGCAGGCGGGCTTCCCGGCCGAGCGCAAGGCGGACGTCGCAGTCTAG